A window of the Juglans microcarpa x Juglans regia isolate MS1-56 chromosome 5D, Jm3101_v1.0, whole genome shotgun sequence genome harbors these coding sequences:
- the LOC121265199 gene encoding beta-glucosidase 47 isoform X2 — protein MELSLLLRAFFVFKTCFSILMVSCDPISLKGSADSCPFPSNFLFGTASSSYQFEGAVLSDGKGLNNWDVFTHKPGNIEDGSNGDVADDHYHRYPEDVDLMDYIGVNSYRFSISWTRIIPSIQPFVTLTHYDIPQELEDIYGSWLNPKVQEDFKYYADICFRFFGDRVKYWVTFNEPNVVAIRGYRSGIYPPARCSKPFGNCSSGDSEKEPFIAAHNMILSHAAAADIYRTKYQKKQGGSIGIVLNAIWYEPISNSLEDKVAAGRAQSFYMNWFLDPIIHGKYPIEMREILQSDLPTFSKHDLEKLKSGLDFIGINHYTSFYVKDCIFSPCEPGPGASKTEGFSLRTAQKNGIFIGEPTAADWLFVYPQGMEKIVTYIKERYNNTPMFITENGFGENEKPNSTMEILLHDVKRVEYMNGYLEALAKAMRKGADVRGYFAWSLLDNFEWTSGYTLRFGLHHVDYATLKRTPRLSATRYKEFIANHKAQNASARSVLIKKKILEKEQM, from the exons ATGGAGCTTTCATTATTGTTGCGTGCTTTCTTTGTGTTCAAGACTTGCTTTTCAATTCTGATGGTTTCGTGTGACCCCATCTCTCTAAAAGGAAGTGCAGATTCATGTCCATTCCCAAGCAACTTCCTCTTCGGAacagcttcttcttcttatcaG TTTGAAGGTGCTGTCTTAAGTGATGGCAAAGGCCTCAACAACTGGGATGTTTTCACTCATAAGCCTG GCAACATAGAGGATGGAAGTAATGGAGATGTTGCTGATGATCATTACCATCGGTACCCG GAAGATGTAGATCTCATGGATTATATAGGAGTCAACAGCTATCGTTTCTCTATATCATGGACAAGAATTATTCCAA GCATCCAACCCTTTGTGACATTGACTCACTATGACATCCCTCAGGAACTGGAAGATATATATGGATCTTGGCTGAATCCCAAAGTGCA GGAGGATTTCAAATATTATGCAGATATATGTTTCAGATTCTTCGGGGACCGGGTTAAGTATTGGGTCACTTTCAATGAGCCGAATGTCGTGGCGATTCGTGGTTACAGATCAGGGATTTACCCGCCAGCTCGCTGCTCCAAACCATTCGGGAATTGTAGCAGTGGGGATTCAGAGAAAGAGCCTTTCATTGCGGCCCATAATATGATCCTATCCcatgctgctgctgctgataTTTATCGAACCAAATACCAG AAAAAGCAAGGAGGTAGCATTGGAATTGTTTTGAATGCTATATGGTACGAACCCATCAGCAACTCCTTAGAAGACAAGGTAGCAGCTGGGAGAGCTCAATCTTTCTACATGAACTG GTTCTTAGACCCAATTATACACGGGAAATATCCAATAGAAATGCGTGAAATTCTTCAATCTGATTTGCCTACATTTTCCAAGCACGATTTGGAGAAGCTGAAGAGTGGATTGGACTTCATTGGCATCAATCACTACACCAGTTTCTACGTAAAAGACTGCATATTTTCTCCTTGTGAACCGGGACCAGGAGCTTCTAAAACGGAAGGGTTTTCTTTACGAACTGCTCAAAAGAATGGCATCTTCATTGGAGAGCCG ACAGCAGCTGACTGGCTATTTGTCTATCCTCAAGGAATGGAAAAGATAGTGACGTACATAAAAGAGAGATATAACAACACTCCAATGTTTATAACAGAAAATG GGTTTGGCGAGAATGAGAAGCCCAATTCCACCATGGAAATTTTACTTCATGATGTCAAGAGAGTGGAGTACATGAACGGCTACTTAGAAGCTCTAGCAAAAGCTATGAG GAAAGGAGCAGATGTAAGGGGGTATTTTGCTTGGTCCTTGCTTGACAACTTTGAGTGGACATCTGGATATACTCTTCGGTTTGGGCTTCACCATGTAGATTATGCAACTCTCAAGAGAACTCCAAGACTATCAGCGACTCGGTACAAAGAGTTCATTGCTAACCATAAGGCACAAAATGCTAGTGCTCGCTCTGTTCTAATCAAGAAAAAG
- the LOC121265199 gene encoding beta-glucosidase 46 isoform X1 produces the protein MELSLLLRAFFVFKTCFSILMVSCDPISLKGSADSCPFPSNFLFGTASSSYQFEGAVLSDGKGLNNWDVFTHKPGNIEDGSNGDVADDHYHRYPEDVDLMDYIGVNSYRFSISWTRIIPNGRFGNVNRAGIKHYNDLINTLLRKGIQPFVTLTHYDIPQELEDIYGSWLNPKVQEDFKYYADICFRFFGDRVKYWVTFNEPNVVAIRGYRSGIYPPARCSKPFGNCSSGDSEKEPFIAAHNMILSHAAAADIYRTKYQKKQGGSIGIVLNAIWYEPISNSLEDKVAAGRAQSFYMNWFLDPIIHGKYPIEMREILQSDLPTFSKHDLEKLKSGLDFIGINHYTSFYVKDCIFSPCEPGPGASKTEGFSLRTAQKNGIFIGEPTAADWLFVYPQGMEKIVTYIKERYNNTPMFITENGFGENEKPNSTMEILLHDVKRVEYMNGYLEALAKAMRKGADVRGYFAWSLLDNFEWTSGYTLRFGLHHVDYATLKRTPRLSATRYKEFIANHKAQNASARSVLIKKKILEKEQM, from the exons ATGGAGCTTTCATTATTGTTGCGTGCTTTCTTTGTGTTCAAGACTTGCTTTTCAATTCTGATGGTTTCGTGTGACCCCATCTCTCTAAAAGGAAGTGCAGATTCATGTCCATTCCCAAGCAACTTCCTCTTCGGAacagcttcttcttcttatcaG TTTGAAGGTGCTGTCTTAAGTGATGGCAAAGGCCTCAACAACTGGGATGTTTTCACTCATAAGCCTG GCAACATAGAGGATGGAAGTAATGGAGATGTTGCTGATGATCATTACCATCGGTACCCG GAAGATGTAGATCTCATGGATTATATAGGAGTCAACAGCTATCGTTTCTCTATATCATGGACAAGAATTATTCCAA ACGGAAGATTTGGAAATGTGAATAGAGCTGGCATCAAGCATTATAACGACTTAATAAACACTCTTCTGCGTAAAG GCATCCAACCCTTTGTGACATTGACTCACTATGACATCCCTCAGGAACTGGAAGATATATATGGATCTTGGCTGAATCCCAAAGTGCA GGAGGATTTCAAATATTATGCAGATATATGTTTCAGATTCTTCGGGGACCGGGTTAAGTATTGGGTCACTTTCAATGAGCCGAATGTCGTGGCGATTCGTGGTTACAGATCAGGGATTTACCCGCCAGCTCGCTGCTCCAAACCATTCGGGAATTGTAGCAGTGGGGATTCAGAGAAAGAGCCTTTCATTGCGGCCCATAATATGATCCTATCCcatgctgctgctgctgataTTTATCGAACCAAATACCAG AAAAAGCAAGGAGGTAGCATTGGAATTGTTTTGAATGCTATATGGTACGAACCCATCAGCAACTCCTTAGAAGACAAGGTAGCAGCTGGGAGAGCTCAATCTTTCTACATGAACTG GTTCTTAGACCCAATTATACACGGGAAATATCCAATAGAAATGCGTGAAATTCTTCAATCTGATTTGCCTACATTTTCCAAGCACGATTTGGAGAAGCTGAAGAGTGGATTGGACTTCATTGGCATCAATCACTACACCAGTTTCTACGTAAAAGACTGCATATTTTCTCCTTGTGAACCGGGACCAGGAGCTTCTAAAACGGAAGGGTTTTCTTTACGAACTGCTCAAAAGAATGGCATCTTCATTGGAGAGCCG ACAGCAGCTGACTGGCTATTTGTCTATCCTCAAGGAATGGAAAAGATAGTGACGTACATAAAAGAGAGATATAACAACACTCCAATGTTTATAACAGAAAATG GGTTTGGCGAGAATGAGAAGCCCAATTCCACCATGGAAATTTTACTTCATGATGTCAAGAGAGTGGAGTACATGAACGGCTACTTAGAAGCTCTAGCAAAAGCTATGAG GAAAGGAGCAGATGTAAGGGGGTATTTTGCTTGGTCCTTGCTTGACAACTTTGAGTGGACATCTGGATATACTCTTCGGTTTGGGCTTCACCATGTAGATTATGCAACTCTCAAGAGAACTCCAAGACTATCAGCGACTCGGTACAAAGAGTTCATTGCTAACCATAAGGCACAAAATGCTAGTGCTCGCTCTGTTCTAATCAAGAAAAAG